In one Rhodothermaceae bacterium genomic region, the following are encoded:
- a CDS encoding NERD domain-containing protein, whose product MRSESEVFSELTTLCRSEGYIHALAFISAFNQYVIGSKPYRDTEPDTENPPELTNSEIMVLVGLLFKGPITYDLPPPEVVYGYVTRIYELLDEIHQVGNAQSLNDFELNAPFPTPGMYQKDIFYAGDSAHYFQYCELALKKYEADADWLLKNKNIDLKIGSEICTAIRHLHEKRMKETVFTQMDISAVLQTSLSVFSYSVEDLGFIDTTSKERASSFIEAFTLPSGQKNPGFTSLSTFNIAYKYPIIRKSNTEFIVLSYYSLSQAFYENLFFWMQEDTNYVNLANQNRGNAAESITADLLTRVFSRERVFNNVEIVETKGNRTRGEIDVLVVYGRYVIVAQVKSKRLTMKARRGNLDAIQDDFEKAIHRAARQAMSCGQYIGNPNVKLKSKDGRKIPEIDQSAHVLPMTVVLDPYPGLFFQTQFLLQDQSTERISSPFVTDVFALDTVAEILDSPARFLHYLLQRGSRSQRRHTNQEYELLSLHLKHGLEFGEDITDVFVESDLAGDIDLLMCIRRDGAEGPVPSISVLDQYANTYFGSILRVLEQNGDPSAVDLALVLLEISHSSQAIEGVNRKIEKCVDLVKSGSDHRFCSLGLSELSTGITFMCVSKFDEHSTNILMAICKLRKYQKKLSRWFGIMLSLSGNLESIYEINRPWEEDEELESISKDPRCP is encoded by the coding sequence ATGCGTTCAGAATCTGAAGTGTTTTCCGAATTAACGACACTCTGCAGGTCAGAAGGTTATATTCACGCGCTGGCGTTCATTTCTGCTTTTAATCAATATGTGATTGGTTCCAAACCCTACAGAGACACTGAGCCCGACACGGAAAATCCCCCTGAGTTGACAAATTCGGAAATCATGGTCTTAGTTGGTCTCCTATTCAAAGGCCCTATTACCTATGATTTGCCTCCTCCTGAAGTTGTTTATGGCTATGTCACCCGGATCTATGAACTGCTTGATGAAATTCATCAGGTGGGTAATGCTCAATCACTAAACGACTTTGAACTTAATGCACCGTTCCCAACTCCTGGAATGTACCAGAAGGATATATTCTACGCAGGCGATTCGGCTCACTATTTCCAATACTGTGAGCTTGCATTAAAAAAGTACGAAGCAGATGCAGATTGGCTCTTAAAGAATAAAAATATTGACCTGAAAATCGGTAGTGAGATTTGCACGGCTATTCGACATCTTCATGAAAAACGGATGAAGGAAACCGTGTTTACTCAGATGGATATCTCAGCGGTGCTACAAACGTCGTTGAGTGTATTCTCGTATTCAGTTGAAGACCTAGGTTTTATCGATACCACTTCAAAAGAGCGTGCAAGTAGCTTCATTGAAGCCTTTACCCTGCCCTCTGGTCAGAAAAATCCCGGCTTCACCTCATTAAGCACTTTCAATATTGCGTACAAGTACCCCATTATCCGAAAAAGTAACACCGAGTTTATTGTCTTGTCATATTACTCTTTGTCACAAGCATTCTATGAAAATCTGTTCTTTTGGATGCAGGAAGACACGAACTATGTCAACTTAGCAAACCAGAATAGAGGAAATGCTGCTGAGTCAATAACTGCTGATCTCCTGACGCGCGTATTTTCCAGAGAGAGGGTATTCAATAATGTGGAAATAGTTGAAACTAAAGGAAATAGAACTCGAGGAGAGATAGATGTTTTAGTAGTGTATGGACGCTACGTTATTGTTGCTCAAGTAAAATCAAAGCGCCTCACCATGAAAGCCCGAAGGGGGAATTTGGATGCAATCCAAGATGATTTTGAGAAGGCTATTCATAGGGCTGCTCGTCAGGCTATGTCCTGTGGTCAATACATAGGCAACCCAAATGTGAAGCTTAAGAGCAAAGACGGGAGGAAGATTCCAGAAATAGACCAATCTGCCCATGTACTTCCAATGACCGTAGTCCTTGATCCGTATCCTGGATTGTTCTTCCAAACTCAATTCCTCTTACAAGATCAATCAACAGAGAGAATTTCCTCCCCATTCGTGACAGACGTATTTGCTTTAGATACAGTGGCTGAAATACTGGATTCGCCCGCTAGATTTCTGCATTATCTATTGCAACGGGGGAGCAGATCTCAACGACGGCACACTAACCAAGAATATGAACTACTTTCTTTACATCTGAAGCACGGCTTAGAATTTGGGGAGGATATAACTGATGTATTTGTTGAGAGCGATTTGGCAGGCGATATAGATTTGCTCATGTGTATCAGGCGTGATGGGGCTGAAGGCCCAGTACCGTCTATCAGTGTTCTCGACCAATATGCGAATACTTATTTTGGCAGTATTCTTCGTGTTCTTGAACAAAACGGCGACCCTTCAGCGGTTGACTTGGCATTAGTGCTTCTGGAAATTTCTCATTCCTCTCAGGCCATTGAAGGTGTGAATAGAAAAATCGAAAAATGTGTTGATCTTGTTAAAAGCGGATCAGATCACCGGTTCTGTTCATTAGGGTTGTCCGAATTATCTACGGGGATCACGTTTATGTGCGTTTCTAAATTTGATGAGCACTCCACAAACATCCTGATGGCAATTTGCAAATTAAGAAAGTATCAGAAGAAACTGTCAAGATGGTTTGGGATCATGTTGAGCCTTTCAGGTAATCTTGAATCGATCTACGAAATTAACCGGCCATGGGAAGAGGATGAGGAGCTTGAGTCAATATCAAAAGATCCTCGCTGCCCGTAA
- the cyoE gene encoding protoheme IX farnesyltransferase, whose protein sequence is MRPGAGPISTLQDYWELVKPEITFQVVLAALAGFILGTTGSPSPTLLLLTLAGTAFASAGGGVLNHYIERHNDALMRRTAQRPLPSGRIHPGIALVFGIILVIAGLTLLWWVNLTTLLLAALTIVLYLFAYTPLKRRTTYNTLIGTIPGALPALGGYTAATGTVGTAGWILFGMFALWQIPHFLALAWMYRKDYARGGHAMLPAKNPEAKATAHRILVYSVLLLGTSLLLPLLDYTGWIYLAIIMPAGIGFIWPSVGFHQKQTATQARRVLLASIIYVPILVAAITADHWLL, encoded by the coding sequence CTGCGGCCAGGGGCGGGCCCGATTTCGACTCTCCAAGATTACTGGGAGTTGGTCAAGCCGGAAATTACTTTCCAAGTCGTACTCGCTGCGCTGGCCGGATTCATTTTAGGCACAACTGGAAGTCCAAGTCCGACCTTACTGCTACTGACCTTAGCCGGAACCGCGTTTGCGAGTGCTGGGGGCGGCGTACTGAATCACTACATCGAGCGACATAATGATGCGCTGATGCGCCGCACTGCCCAGCGGCCACTGCCTTCCGGGCGAATCCATCCGGGGATTGCACTTGTTTTTGGAATTATACTAGTGATTGCCGGACTCACTCTGCTTTGGTGGGTGAATCTAACGACACTGCTTTTGGCGGCATTGACCATTGTTCTGTATTTGTTTGCCTATACGCCGCTTAAACGCCGCACAACCTACAATACCCTGATTGGGACGATCCCCGGGGCGCTACCTGCTCTGGGAGGATATACAGCTGCCACGGGAACGGTTGGCACTGCCGGCTGGATCCTTTTTGGGATGTTTGCACTTTGGCAAATCCCTCACTTTCTGGCTCTTGCCTGGATGTATCGTAAAGATTATGCACGCGGGGGCCATGCGATGCTCCCCGCTAAAAATCCAGAAGCAAAGGCAACAGCTCACCGAATTCTCGTCTACAGTGTCCTGTTACTGGGAACCAGCCTTCTATTACCCCTCCTGGATTACACCGGATGGATCTACCTGGCAATCATCATGCCTGCGGGGATCGGTTTTATCTGGCCCTCCGTTGGATTTCACCAAAAACAGACTGCCACGCAGGCACGCCGAGTGCTCTTGGCCAGCATTATCTACGTACCGATCCTGGTCGCCGCAATCACAGCCGATCACTGGCTACTGTAG
- the mutY gene encoding A/G-specific adenine glycosylase, producing MPQNKPGNFSKVLLSWYDTNHRDLPWRGTTDLYEIWLSEVMLQQTRVEYVRTYYERFLDTFPTLEELAAADLDDVLRIWEGMGYYARARNLHAAAREVVASGRLPSSCKKLRLLPGIGPYISRAIASIAFKEPVAAVDGNVRRVVSRIFSHPGTPAKIVQQLADQLLSASRPGDHNQAMMELGSQVCTPKRPQCTVCPVQSYCSAWYEGTPERYPASKKKGPIPHHDVAVAVLRDASGRIFIQQRAPKGLLGGLWELPGGKAQPGESGPATCARELHEELGVQVLVGKMIGKVNHAYSHFRITLRAYECTMIDGEPKSTAGLTTAWISPDELNKFAFPRANRHILNLLSSPVTEAP from the coding sequence ATACCCCAAAATAAGCCAGGTAACTTCTCGAAAGTACTCCTGAGCTGGTATGACACTAACCATCGTGACCTTCCATGGCGCGGGACGACAGATCTATATGAGATTTGGCTTTCAGAAGTCATGCTTCAGCAGACCCGCGTGGAGTATGTGCGGACGTATTACGAACGATTCTTGGACACATTCCCAACGCTCGAGGAACTGGCCGCGGCCGACCTGGATGATGTACTTCGCATTTGGGAGGGAATGGGATACTATGCACGTGCACGCAATCTACACGCGGCAGCCCGGGAAGTTGTTGCTTCGGGCCGACTTCCGTCAAGTTGTAAAAAATTACGCTTACTGCCTGGCATCGGTCCATATATCAGCAGAGCCATTGCTTCGATCGCATTCAAGGAGCCTGTGGCTGCGGTTGATGGCAATGTCCGCCGCGTCGTCTCTCGCATATTTTCCCATCCGGGAACTCCGGCCAAAATAGTTCAGCAGCTCGCTGATCAATTACTTAGTGCCAGCCGACCTGGGGATCATAATCAGGCGATGATGGAACTGGGGTCACAAGTATGTACACCCAAGCGCCCACAATGTACTGTATGCCCGGTTCAAAGCTATTGTTCGGCATGGTATGAGGGTACTCCCGAACGGTATCCGGCATCAAAGAAGAAAGGACCTATTCCACACCACGATGTTGCCGTCGCGGTTCTTCGTGATGCTTCAGGACGGATATTTATCCAACAGCGTGCGCCGAAAGGCCTTCTGGGCGGCCTGTGGGAATTGCCTGGAGGGAAAGCACAACCGGGGGAATCAGGCCCAGCAACTTGTGCCCGTGAACTGCACGAAGAGCTTGGAGTACAGGTGCTGGTAGGGAAAATGATTGGTAAGGTGAACCACGCATATTCTCACTTCAGAATTACACTGCGTGCATATGAGTGCACCATGATTGACGGCGAGCCTAAATCTACCGCAGGCTTAACAACTGCCTGGATCTCACCTGATGAACTAAACAAATTTGCGTTTCCTAGAGCAAATCGGCATATACTTAACCTTCTGTCGTCCCCGGTAACCGAAGCACCATGA
- the groL gene encoding chaperonin GroEL, which produces MAKQIIFDADARGALKRGVDQLAGAVKVTLGPKGRNVIIEKKFGSPTVTKDGVTVAKEVELEDKLENVGAQMVKEVASKTSDVAGDGTTTATVLAQAIMTAGLKNVTAGANPMDLKRGIDKAVGQVVDHLRSQSRDIEGRNEIAQVGAISANNDEAIGTLISDAFERVGKDGVITVEEARGTETTLDVVEGMQFDRGYLSPYFVTDPDDMETVLEDAHLLIFDKKISAMKDLLPILEKIAQTSAPLLVIAEDVEGEALATMVVNKLRGTLRVAAVKAPGFGDRRKAMLEDIAILTGGTVISEEKGYRLENATLDYLGKAKRVVIDKDTTVIVDGAGSSDQIKARTNQIRQQIESTTSDYDREKLQERLAKLSGGVAVLKIGAATEPEMKEKKARVEDALHATRAAIEEGIVPGGGVALIRSIDALDEAAADNEDQKIGVNIVRRALEEPLRQISINAGVEGSIVAQKVKEGKGDFGYNARTEEYETLVSAGVIDPTKVVRAALENASSVSGLLLTTETVVADRPEKPAAGGGDHHADPSGGMGGMGGGMGF; this is translated from the coding sequence ATGGCAAAGCAAATTATTTTTGACGCTGACGCACGAGGTGCCCTCAAGCGTGGTGTTGATCAACTCGCGGGTGCTGTCAAAGTCACCCTTGGCCCCAAAGGCCGCAATGTTATTATCGAGAAAAAATTCGGATCACCGACCGTTACCAAAGACGGTGTAACCGTCGCCAAAGAAGTTGAGCTCGAGGACAAGCTCGAAAATGTCGGTGCCCAGATGGTCAAGGAAGTTGCTTCCAAGACCAGTGATGTCGCAGGCGACGGAACCACAACAGCCACTGTTCTCGCTCAGGCGATCATGACCGCTGGTCTCAAGAACGTGACAGCCGGTGCCAACCCAATGGACCTGAAGCGTGGTATCGACAAAGCTGTCGGCCAGGTTGTGGATCATCTCCGCTCACAGAGCCGCGATATTGAAGGTCGCAACGAGATTGCCCAGGTCGGTGCCATTAGCGCCAACAACGACGAGGCCATCGGAACCCTGATTTCAGATGCTTTCGAGCGCGTTGGCAAGGATGGTGTGATCACCGTCGAAGAGGCTCGCGGCACAGAAACAACTCTGGATGTGGTTGAGGGGATGCAGTTTGATCGTGGATACCTGTCTCCCTACTTCGTGACCGATCCTGATGATATGGAGACCGTCCTCGAAGATGCGCACCTGCTCATCTTCGACAAAAAAATCTCCGCCATGAAGGATCTACTCCCAATCCTGGAGAAAATTGCACAGACTAGTGCTCCTCTTCTGGTGATTGCCGAAGATGTCGAAGGAGAAGCACTTGCAACGATGGTCGTGAACAAGCTGCGTGGCACCTTACGTGTCGCTGCTGTCAAAGCCCCTGGCTTTGGAGACCGTAGAAAAGCAATGCTGGAAGACATTGCAATCCTTACAGGAGGCACCGTCATCAGCGAAGAAAAAGGCTATCGCCTCGAAAATGCAACTTTGGATTACCTAGGGAAAGCCAAGCGTGTTGTGATTGACAAAGACACCACTGTCATTGTGGATGGTGCAGGTAGCTCGGATCAGATCAAGGCCCGCACAAACCAGATCAGACAGCAGATTGAGTCAACCACAAGTGACTATGATCGTGAGAAACTGCAGGAGCGGCTTGCCAAATTAAGTGGCGGTGTTGCTGTTCTCAAGATCGGTGCAGCAACCGAGCCGGAGATGAAAGAGAAAAAAGCTCGTGTTGAAGATGCATTACACGCGACACGTGCAGCCATCGAGGAGGGAATCGTTCCTGGTGGTGGCGTTGCTCTGATCAGATCGATCGATGCACTTGATGAGGCTGCCGCGGACAACGAGGACCAGAAGATCGGTGTCAATATCGTCCGTCGTGCCCTTGAAGAGCCACTTCGCCAGATCTCCATCAACGCTGGAGTTGAAGGCTCTATTGTTGCTCAGAAAGTCAAGGAAGGGAAAGGGGACTTTGGTTATAATGCCCGCACGGAAGAATATGAGACTCTCGTTAGTGCTGGTGTGATTGATCCCACCAAAGTTGTGCGCGCTGCTCTGGAGAATGCATCCTCCGTGAGTGGACTATTGCTGACGACCGAAACGGTCGTGGCTGATCGTCCCGAGAAGCCCGCTGCAGGTGGTGGAGATCATCATGCTGATCCGAGCGGTGGCATGGGCGGTATGGGTGGAGGAATGGGCTTCTAA
- a CDS encoding DUF2085 domain-containing protein → MTIRINGTAWIGSLLLMAILPVLASIPPWVSEPLQLALIHIFDPFCHQISERSPHVDGVQLAVCHRCYGILIGLVVGPIVALICRSWSGRNARIFVIASLVPLALDWGLEVLDILHNSAGSRFLTGAIFGIVAGVLVARAMAWRET, encoded by the coding sequence ATGACAATTCGCATCAACGGAACTGCCTGGATAGGATCCCTCTTGCTGATGGCGATTTTGCCGGTGCTGGCCAGCATCCCTCCATGGGTTAGTGAGCCGCTGCAATTGGCATTGATACACATATTTGATCCATTCTGTCACCAGATCAGTGAACGCTCTCCCCATGTTGATGGCGTCCAGTTGGCTGTCTGCCACAGGTGCTATGGAATCCTGATCGGCCTAGTTGTAGGGCCCATTGTTGCTTTGATTTGCCGGAGCTGGAGTGGCAGGAATGCACGGATATTCGTGATTGCATCCCTAGTCCCGCTAGCATTGGACTGGGGGCTGGAGGTCTTGGATATTTTGCACAATTCGGCGGGAAGCCGCTTTCTCACGGGAGCAATTTTTGGTATTGTTGCCGGAGTTCTGGTTGCACGAGCGATGGCTTGGCGTGAAACATAA
- a CDS encoding cytochrome oxidase assembly protein, which produces MVTSSSPLSPRWRYHYAASGLVLCLILVSWGGVVTSIEAGLAVPDWPTSFGSYDPLATGYSDPEDPDARWWQVGPILAEHGHRLLGALVGLWVVGLALWTLIADSRRWVRIVAVSAVGLVVVQGVLGGLRVIWASMDLAVVHAMGAQLFFCTAAALTLFNSRTWLEHSIEGSSKIRRLRTLTIATAAAVYIQILLGALLRHPGDGVDLIFVTIHASGSVVALSLVIVTCGNIREYFNDKPILNRGAWWMLISLGVQMVLGMVTLTVLLFDSGQGTRSLVQVILSSSHLVVGTILMGSCACVMLGTLRVQGEQ; this is translated from the coding sequence ATGGTTACATCCTCAAGTCCGTTGTCTCCCCGTTGGCGATATCACTACGCCGCAAGTGGACTGGTTCTTTGCCTCATACTGGTCAGTTGGGGAGGAGTGGTAACCAGTATTGAGGCCGGCCTTGCTGTTCCAGACTGGCCTACTTCATTCGGCTCCTATGATCCACTTGCCACAGGATACAGCGATCCTGAAGATCCAGATGCACGATGGTGGCAGGTTGGTCCTATTTTGGCTGAGCACGGACACCGTTTGCTTGGAGCTTTGGTAGGATTATGGGTCGTTGGGCTTGCTCTATGGACCCTGATAGCAGATTCACGGCGCTGGGTTCGCATTGTAGCTGTATCCGCAGTTGGCCTCGTAGTTGTACAGGGAGTCCTTGGGGGACTCCGCGTAATCTGGGCCTCTATGGATCTGGCAGTGGTCCACGCAATGGGAGCACAGCTTTTTTTCTGTACCGCAGCGGCCCTGACACTGTTTAATTCGCGGACATGGCTCGAGCACTCTATTGAGGGTTCATCGAAAATTAGGCGCCTGCGCACTCTGACAATCGCTACCGCGGCAGCCGTCTATATACAAATTCTTCTGGGCGCCCTACTCCGGCATCCCGGCGACGGGGTAGACCTGATTTTCGTGACCATTCATGCTTCGGGAAGTGTTGTTGCATTATCTTTAGTCATTGTGACCTGCGGAAATATCCGAGAGTACTTTAATGACAAACCAATCCTGAATCGCGGAGCTTGGTGGATGTTGATCAGTCTGGGCGTGCAAATGGTTCTGGGGATGGTTACTCTGACTGTACTTCTTTTCGATTCCGGGCAAGGTACCCGGAGTTTGGTTCAGGTTATACTTTCGTCTTCTCATCTGGTAGTTGGAACAATTCTAATGGGCAGTTGCGCTTGCGTAATGCTTGGAACCTTGAGGGTGCAAGGTGAACAGTAA
- a CDS encoding co-chaperone GroES has translation MKIQPLSDRVVVQAQDAEEQTASGLYIPDTAKEKPQRGVVLAVGPGRVENGTKIDMTVKAGDVVLYGKYSGTEVTLDDQEYMIMRESDILGIIQ, from the coding sequence ATGAAAATTCAACCACTCAGTGATCGTGTGGTCGTACAGGCGCAAGATGCTGAAGAGCAGACTGCCAGCGGCCTCTACATTCCAGACACGGCGAAAGAAAAACCCCAACGGGGAGTCGTCTTGGCTGTCGGTCCAGGCCGTGTTGAAAACGGCACCAAAATTGACATGACCGTCAAAGCCGGTGATGTCGTTCTATATGGCAAGTACTCTGGAACCGAGGTCACACTTGACGACCAGGAGTACATGATCATGCGGGAGAGCGATATCCTCGGCATTATCCAGTAA
- the glmM gene encoding phosphoglucosamine mutase — MGTLIESISGIRGIYGAGLDERVLVRYSLAFGTFCLNQPNRLPRCVVVGRDARVSGDACSQIVIATLRSLGIEVIDIGLAPTPTVAMAVLFEEARGGIVLSASHNPEDWNALKLLNEKSEFLSPEEGRIVMDMAQQPEAPMHRKVQPGEIRTAEYISRHIDAILDLPYCQPDAIEAMGYTVVVDGINSVGALALPPLLKRLEVKDVQLINGEVTGRFAHPAEPLPEHLQETMEYVREMNADLGLVVDPDADRLALIDDQGNYVSEELTQVIAADFLWQRRSGPYATNLSSSRAIDDVAARYGMPVYRSAVGEINVVKTMQQYGAILGGEGNGGVILPDLHYGRDALVGTAIILQHLAEQKMPLSEYRRSLPQYVISKNKITVSDPDEVLRRFASRHAHEDISTVDGVKINLPSGWVHVRKSNTEPIVRIYAEASSEREASDLARWCMDDIGSDKKS; from the coding sequence ATGGGAACACTCATTGAATCAATTTCTGGAATCAGGGGGATCTATGGTGCTGGTCTGGATGAACGGGTCCTCGTACGCTACAGCCTAGCTTTCGGTACATTTTGTTTGAATCAGCCGAATCGGCTTCCTCGATGCGTTGTCGTAGGTCGGGATGCACGTGTCTCGGGAGACGCATGTTCTCAGATTGTTATAGCAACACTCCGCAGTCTTGGAATTGAAGTGATTGATATTGGGCTGGCTCCCACACCAACAGTTGCAATGGCCGTCCTGTTCGAAGAGGCGCGTGGAGGGATCGTATTGAGCGCCTCTCACAACCCTGAGGATTGGAATGCGCTGAAATTACTCAATGAGAAGAGCGAGTTTTTGTCACCGGAAGAGGGGAGGATCGTGATGGATATGGCACAGCAGCCAGAAGCGCCAATGCATCGGAAGGTTCAGCCAGGGGAGATACGTACCGCCGAATATATTTCGAGGCATATTGATGCGATCCTGGACCTGCCATACTGTCAGCCGGATGCCATTGAAGCCATGGGCTACACGGTTGTGGTGGATGGGATCAATTCGGTCGGTGCATTGGCATTGCCACCGCTATTGAAGCGGTTAGAGGTGAAGGACGTCCAGCTGATCAATGGTGAGGTTACGGGTCGGTTTGCTCACCCGGCGGAGCCGCTGCCTGAGCATTTGCAGGAGACGATGGAGTATGTTCGGGAAATGAATGCCGATCTGGGACTGGTGGTAGACCCGGATGCAGACAGACTGGCCCTGATTGATGATCAGGGGAACTATGTGAGTGAAGAATTGACGCAGGTGATTGCCGCGGACTTCCTGTGGCAGAGGCGCAGTGGACCCTATGCCACCAACCTGTCTTCATCCCGTGCAATCGACGATGTGGCAGCACGCTACGGAATGCCCGTGTACCGGTCCGCGGTGGGAGAAATTAATGTCGTGAAGACAATGCAGCAGTATGGGGCCATTCTTGGCGGAGAAGGCAATGGAGGAGTGATTTTGCCGGATCTCCATTATGGACGGGATGCACTCGTAGGCACCGCGATCATCCTTCAGCACCTAGCTGAACAGAAGATGCCGCTCTCAGAGTATCGGCGCTCCTTACCCCAATATGTGATTTCGAAAAACAAAATCACGGTGTCGGATCCAGATGAAGTGCTTCGGCGGTTTGCTTCGCGGCATGCGCATGAGGATATTTCAACTGTAGATGGGGTGAAAATAAACCTGCCAAGTGGCTGGGTTCATGTTCGCAAGTCCAATACCGAGCCGATCGTGCGTATTTATGCAGAGGCATCCAGCGAGCGTGAGGCAAGTGATCTTGCCAGGTGGTGCATGGACGATATCGGGTCGGACAAAAAAAGTTAG
- the rlmN gene encoding 23S rRNA (adenine(2503)-C(2))-methyltransferase RlmN codes for MQPPVDLRALSLTELEKWIVGLGEPSWRAHQVLRWMYSAKKADSFASMTNLPASLREILAEKACMERLQTQTLLTAKDQTVKALMQLPSGRRVETVLIPSLDSHGSAHRLTVCVSSQVGCAMGCTFCATGRMGFQENLTCGQIVEQVSFMREIAYERFDRDISNVVFMGMGEPLLNYNALLASLEILTHPDAIGLSPKRITVSTVGLARRIRDLANDAPRIGLAVSLHAPDELKRSSIMPINRSEATDLAALESAMKYHTTTTGRRLTFEYCLFQGFNDSDSDARALARLCHKVHAKVNLIMYNNVPGVDFERTSEARLNEFMAHLSARNVTVTVRRSRGADIAAACGQLANQKENKIPNIGTDT; via the coding sequence ATACAACCTCCTGTTGATCTACGAGCCCTATCTCTCACTGAACTTGAGAAATGGATTGTAGGGCTTGGAGAGCCAAGCTGGCGAGCACACCAAGTCCTGCGATGGATGTATTCTGCAAAAAAAGCAGACTCATTCGCATCAATGACAAATCTCCCGGCATCGCTTCGGGAGATTCTGGCAGAAAAGGCATGTATGGAACGGTTACAAACCCAGACACTCCTCACGGCAAAGGATCAGACAGTAAAAGCTCTCATGCAGTTACCTTCCGGGAGGAGGGTTGAAACCGTCTTAATCCCAAGCCTGGATTCCCATGGGAGTGCACACCGCCTGACTGTATGCGTTTCGAGTCAAGTGGGTTGTGCAATGGGATGTACATTTTGTGCGACGGGTAGAATGGGCTTTCAGGAAAACCTGACCTGCGGTCAGATCGTCGAACAAGTGAGTTTTATGCGCGAGATAGCCTATGAGCGTTTTGACCGGGATATATCGAATGTGGTCTTCATGGGCATGGGCGAGCCACTTCTGAATTATAACGCACTCCTAGCCAGCCTGGAGATTCTGACCCATCCAGATGCTATTGGGCTTTCGCCCAAGCGGATTACAGTCTCTACAGTCGGACTTGCGCGCCGTATCCGCGATCTGGCCAACGATGCTCCCAGGATTGGCTTGGCGGTTTCCTTGCATGCCCCCGATGAATTGAAGCGGTCAAGCATCATGCCCATCAACCGCAGCGAAGCCACGGACCTTGCCGCACTGGAATCTGCCATGAAATACCACACGACTACGACGGGGCGTCGACTCACATTTGAATATTGTCTGTTTCAGGGATTTAATGACTCGGACAGCGATGCTCGTGCCCTGGCTCGGCTCTGTCACAAAGTCCATGCAAAGGTGAATCTAATCATGTACAACAATGTGCCCGGGGTTGATTTCGAGCGTACGAGCGAGGCGCGTCTGAATGAGTTTATGGCGCACTTATCAGCACGGAATGTCACAGTTACCGTACGTCGCAGTCGGGGGGCAGACATCGCCGCTGCCTGCGGACAACTCGCCAATCAGAAAGAGAACAAAATACCAAATATTGGAACAGATACGTGA